TTTTCATATTTACTATTTTCTTGTTTCCCTATGTTTATATGATTACTAGGGCATTTCTAGAAAAGCAGTCTGCAGAACTTATAGAAAGTGGAAGAGTTTTAGGGAAAGGCTCTTTAGAGATATTTGTAACAATAATAATACCTATATCAAGAACTGCAATTATAGGGGGAGTGTCTTTAGTATTAATGGAAGTTTTAAATGACTATGGAGTTGTATCTTACTTTGGAGTATCTACAATAAGCAAGGCAATATTCACGTCATGGTTTTCTATGGGAGATTTAGACTCTGCTATCAAGCTATCTTCAATACTTATGTTTATAGTATTTGTCATGATTTTTTTGGAAAGGAAACTTAGAGGAAGAAAAAAATATAGTTTTGTTAATAGCAAGATAAGGCCAATTCAAAGGAAAAGATTAAATGGAATCTATGGAGCTATGGCTTTTATACTATGTATCACCGTGTTTCTAATAAGCTTTATAATACCAGTTTTACAGCTTTTATCTTGGACTACTATGACTTATGAAAAAATACTAAGTTTTCAATTTTTCATTCTAATATTTAATTCTCTATGGACTGCTGTAGTTTCTTCTTTAATCATAGTGATTATGGCTCTTATAATAGGGAACTTTTCAAGAATAAAAGAGGGGACTTTATCCAAAGTGGTGTCAAGGATAACTCTTTTAGGATACTCCATACCAGCATCAGTAATTGCTGTAGGAGTTATACTTTTATTTGTAAAGCTTGATAATGTATTTTATCCCCTATATAAATTAATAAATCTTAATTCAGATAAATTAATTTTAAGTACAAGTATTTTTATGCTTTTATTTGCCTATGTTATTCGTTTTTTAGCTATAGGTTACCAATCTATAGAGGCAGGTTTTGAGAAGGTAGGAAAGAGATTTTTTGAGGCATCAAAGACCTTGGGGCATAATGATATACAAAGCTTTTTAAAGGTGGACTTGCCCATGATAAAACCTGCAGTTGTAAGTGCATTTGCTTTGGTTTTCTTAGAGGTTATAAAGGAACTTACATTAACCCTTATCTTAAGACCTTTTAATTTTAACACTTTAGCTACAAAGACTTTTGAATATGCCAATGATGAAATGATACAGGAGGCAGCCGTAGCCTCTCTAGTAATAATTCTTGTAAGTATAT
The nucleotide sequence above comes from Hathewaya histolytica. Encoded proteins:
- a CDS encoding ABC transporter permease, which codes for MRLGKMKSYINIWSVLSSIFALMIIIPNVDIIINLFNKGNENWIHIKNYLLKDYFINTFKIMIFTGILTMVIGTLLAFIISVYDFPFRKFFKWALLLPLTIPPYIGAYTYNGILSYTGIVQRVLRENFNINLSPKTLDIMSIKGAVFIFTIFLFPYVYMITRAFLEKQSAELIESGRVLGKGSLEIFVTIIIPISRTAIIGGVSLVLMEVLNDYGVVSYFGVSTISKAIFTSWFSMGDLDSAIKLSSILMFIVFVMIFLERKLRGRKKYSFVNSKIRPIQRKRLNGIYGAMAFILCITVFLISFIIPVLQLLSWTTMTYEKILSFQFFILIFNSLWTAVVSSLIIVIMALIIGNFSRIKEGTLSKVVSRITLLGYSIPASVIAVGVILLFVKLDNVFYPLYKLINLNSDKLILSTSIFMLLFAYVIRFLAIGYQSIEAGFEKVGKRFFEASKTLGHNDIQSFLKVDLPMIKPAVVSAFALVFLEVIKELTLTLILRPFNFNTLATKTFEYANDEMIQEAAVASLVIILVSIYSIYLMYRKDKEAK